The DNA window GTCTACGTCGAGGACCAGTACCTCTGGGGCAACCAGGTCGGCGGCGTCTTCACCGAGGCGCTGCGGACCAACACCGACCTGCAGGTCGTGGCCGTGGTGCCGCTGCACCCCGACGTCGGCGGGATCAACCGGCTCGCCCAGCTCGAGGGGCGCCGTCGCGCGATGACCGCGATGGCCGAGGCGGCGCCCGGCCGGGTCGCCGTCTACGGCATCGAGAACGAGGCCGGCACCCCGATCTACGTGCACGCCAAGACCTGCCTCGTCGACGACACCTGGGCCACCATCGGCTCCGACAACTTCAACCGCCGCTCGTGGACCCATGACTCCGAGCTGTCGGCCGTCGTCGTCGACACCGCCGACACCGCCGACACCTACGCGCGGCGCCTGCGCCTGACCCTCGCCGCCGAGCACCTCGGCCGTGCTCCCGACGCCCCGATGGACGACTGCGTCGACCCGGCCGACATGGTCCGGGTCTACGCCGAGACCGCCGCCGCCCTCGATGCCTGGTACGACGGGGGTCGACAGGGCCCACGCCCGCCCGGACGCCTGCGCCGCCTGCAGCCCCCCGAGCTGAGCCGGGTCGAGCGCGCCCTGGTGACGCCGGTCTACCTCTGGGCGCACGACCCCGACGGCCGGCCCGCGCCGCTGCGGCGGCGCGGGGAGTTCTGAGGCTCGACCGCCTCAGCGACCGCGGTTGCGCGGGTGGTCGCGCGCCTGCCGCTCGTTGCCGTGCTTGTAGTTGCCGGTCACGCGGGCCATCAGCTCCTGCGGGTCGTCGTCCTCGATCTCGGCGAGGAACTGTCGCGCCCGCGCCCCGCGCAGCACGGTGGCACGCCGCCCCGCGTGGGTGATGACGACCGTGTCGCCGACGACGTCGTAGGCGAAACCGGTGGGGGTGCCCATGGCGGCATCCTCCCCGAGCCCGGCCCCCGTGGGCGAACGGTTAGCGGGAGACGGCGACCCGTACGGACGCCCCGGGCTCCACGATCGTGCCGGGCCGGGGGTCCACGGCGCGGCCACCAGCGTCCGCAGCGCGCGGAGGCCGTCGCGGATCAGCAGCTGCGCCGATCCCAGGCCGAGCAGCCGAGCGACCTCGGCGTGGGTGTAGCCACCGCCGTAGGCCAGGTCGGCCGCCTCACCCCACGTGGGCGACCCTGTCGGCCCGGGGGAGGTCGCGAGCCGCGTCGCGGCCCAGCCGCTTCGTGGCGCGGGCGTCGGAGGCGGCGCCGACGACCCCACCGAACAACGGGATCCGCTTGCCGACCATCGTGGCCAGCTGCTTGCCGCCGAGGAAGCCGACCAGGGTCGCGGCGACCTGGGCCGCCACGCGCTCGACGGTCTCCGGGCCGTGGTCGGCGCCCTTGACCAGCCAGCGGGCGTTGCCGGGCAGCTCGCCCTTGCGGACCAGCCGCTCGGTCTGGTCGTGCCCGAGGAGGGTGGTCAGGACGGCCGCGTGCACGTCGAGGTCGTCGAGGTCGTGGCCGTAGAGGTGGGCGATCGCGGCGTGCAGGCGCAGCTGCACCATCACCAGGCCCGTCACGTTGGCCGGGACCGAGACGACCATCGTGACCAGGCCGCCGATGTTGGTCACGAAGCCCTGGGCGCCGGACAGCCGCGTGTGCGAGCGGATCAGGGCCTCGACCGCACGGTCGACGTCACCGCCGGCGCCGGAGAGGGCCTTGCCGGCGACCGTCGTGGCACTGTCGAAGGGCCCGGTGCCGGCGATGGCACGGCTCAGCACCCGCTCCAGGAACCCCGAGGTGAGGCCCGGTGCGATCTTGCCGATGCGGGGCGCGGCGAACATGCCTCCGCGCTTGGCGACTGATCCGAGGAATCCCATGGAGACAGCCTGTCCGAGGCCTCCCCGCGGCTGTTCACCCCGACAGTCGAGCGGGCGGGGGCCCGCTCACCAGAACAGGCGCGTCTCGGACCCGCCGACGTCGAACGTGCAGGTGGTGCCCGGCGGCGCCCACGACCACGACTGGGTGACGTACGTCGCGCCGCGACGGTCGGCCTCGTCGGAGCAGCGGCTCTCGGCGGTCCGGCCGCTGACGAACCGGGCACCGAGCACGCCGACGACCAGCACCGCGGCGACCAGGACCACGACGTACGACGTCCTCCGCATCGGGCCATCATACCGTCCCCCGGTCAGAGGAACGGCCGGACCTCGGTCTTGCGGTGGCAGGCGCGCGAGCCCTCGGCGCCCAGCCGGAGCGCGACGTCGAGGTCAGCGGCCTCGACGACCCAGAAGCCGGCGAGGTACTCCTTGGTCTCCACGAACGGACCGTCGGTGACGATCGGCCTCTCGCCGCGGTGGTCGATCGTCGTGGCCGGGTCGGGCGACCCGAGGCCCCCGGCGAACACCCAGTGGCCGTCGGCCCTGAGCGTGTCGTTGAACGCATCGACCGCCGCCTCCTGCGTCGGGGTCTCGGGGCCGGTGCCGTCGTCGATCACGGAAATCAGGTACTGCACGGGGACCATCTCCTGTCGGTCGAGGCCCTCGGACGGGGGCCCGTTCACCTGGACGACGAACGCGGCGGCCGCGATACGACATCCCGTCCCGCACCGCCGGCGGCTCAGTGGGCCGGTCGGTGGGCCGGGGACAGGCCCGGGGTCTCGTCGACGTCGAGGTCCCAGCGCCGGCCGAGCGGGCCGACCACCCCCAGCTCCACGACGAGGCCCACGCCGAGGGTGTAGAGGGTGGCGAGGACGACGTCGCCCAGGTCGGAGGCGCTGTCGACGACGGCGAAGGTGGCGATGACGATCAGCGAGAGGAGGAACCGGCCCGTGATGGCGACGACCGCGATGCCGACGCCGACGGCGACCACGAGCAGCATCCCGATCACCCAGTCCCACGGGCCGTCGTCCTCGGCGTCCTCGTCTCCGGCATCGGGGCGGGGACCGGGCTCGTACTCGGTGTGGGTCTCGATGGTGGGTGGGTGCCGGCGGCGGTGCCAGGTCCAGCCCACGAGGGTGACGAGCGCGGTGACGAGCGTGGCGAACAGCCCGAGGCGGGTCGAGGTGTGTGCCACCAGGACGCAGGAGAAGCCGACCGCGGCGGCCAGGGGCACCGCGAGGCTGACCAGCTCGAGCACGAGCTTGCGCCGCACCTGCCTGGACTCGTGGGTCCCCGTCATCCGCACCTCCCAGTCGACCGGACCCGCAGGCTAGCGGGCTCGGGATGTGCCTGTGCGTGGTTGCCGCTTCACCCTGCTCGGCAGATCTCGAGACGCGTCGCTCGGCCCTCGCAGGCTCGGTCCGAGCCGACGCCCTCGATCTCCTCGCTGACCGACACCGACCTCGCTGCGCTCACATGCGGCGTGCCGCTCCACCTGCTCGACAGATCTCGAGACGCGTCGCTCGGCCCTCGCAGGCTCGGTCCGAGCCGACGCCCTCGATCTCCTCGCTGACCGACACCGACCTCGCTGCGCTCGGTCGGTGTCGCGCTCAGACATTCCTGCGGTACTGGCCGCCCACCTCGAAGAAGGCCTCGGTGACCTGGCCGAGGGAGCAGACCCGCGCGGCGTCCATGAGGACGGCGAAGACGTTGTCGTCGGAGACGGCGGCGGCCTTGAGGCGGGCGAGGGCCTCGGCGGCCTCCTCGGTGTGCTCGGCCTGGAAGGCGCGCACGCGGGAGAGCTGGCCGGACTTCTCCTCGTCGGTGGCGCGGGCCAGCTCGACGTGGGCGGGGGTGCCGTCGCCCGCGTCGGGCTTGACGAAGGTGTTGACCCCGACGATCGGCAGCGAGCCGTCGTGCTTGCGGTGCTCGTAGAGCATCGACTCGTCCTGGATCCGGCCGCGCTGGTAGCCGGTCTCCATCGCGCCCAGCACGCCGCCGCGCTCGCTGATCGCCTCGAACTCCTTGAGCACGGCCTCCTCGACGAGGTCGGTGAGCTGGTCGACGATGTAGGAGCCCTGCAGCGGGTTCTCGTTCATCGCCAGCCCCCACTCGCGGTTGATGATCAGCTGGATGGCGAGTGCCCGGCGTACGGACTCCTCCGACGGGGTCGTGACGGCCTCGTCGTAGGCGTTGGTGTGGAGGCTGTTGGCGTTGTCGTAGATGGCGATGAGCGCCTGCAGCGTGGTGCGGATGTCGTTGAAGTCCATCTCCTGCGCGTGCAGCGAGCGACCGCTGGTCTGCACGTGGTACTTCAGCTTCTGCGAGCGCTCCGAGGCGCCGTAGCGCTCGCGCATCGCGACCGCCCAGATGCGGCGGGCGACGCGCCCGATCACGGTGTACTCGGGGTCCATGCCGTTGGAGAAGAAGAACGACAGGTTGGGCGCGAAGTCGTCGATGTCGAGGCCGCGCGCGAGGTAGGACTCGACGTAGGTGAAGCCGTTGGCGAGCGTGAACGCCAGCTGGGACAGGGGGTTCGCCCCCGCCTCGGCGATGTGGTAACCGGAGATGGACACCGAGTAGAAGTTGCGCACGGAGTGCTGGATGAACCACTCCTGGATGTCGGCCATCATCCGCAGGCTGAACTCGGTGGAGAACAGGCAGGTGTTCTGGCCCTGGTCCTCCTTGAGGATGTCGGCCTGCACGGTGCCGCGCACGGTCGCCAACGCAGTCGCCTCGTCGACGCCCTGCTCGCTGGCCTGGTCGAGCACCGTGTTGAGGAAGAACGCCAGCACGGTGGGGGCGGGGCCGTTGATCGTCATCGACACCGACGTGGTCGGCGAGAGCAGGTCGAAGCCGTCGTAGAGGATCTTCATGTCGTCGAGCGTCGCGACGCTCACGCCCGAGGTGCCGACCTTGCCGTAGATGTCGGGCCGCTCGTCGGGGTCGCGTCCGTAGAGCGTCACCGAGTCGAACGCCGTCGAGAGCCGCTTGGCGTCGCCGTCGGCGCTGAGGATCTTGAAGCGCCGGTTGGTGCGCGCCGGGTCGCCCTCGCCGGCGAACATCCGCGCGGGGTCCTCGCCGTCGCGCTTGAACGGGAACACCCCAGCGGTGAAGGGGAACTGGCCGGGGAGGTTCTCGCGGCGCCAGTAGCGGACCAGCTCGCCGTGGTCGGCGTACGACGGCAGCGCGACCCGGGGGATCTTGTTGCCGCTGAGCGACTCGCGGGTCAGCGGGGTGACGATCTGCTTGTCGCGCACCGTGACGACCTGCTCGTCGCCGGAGTAGGACTCCACGACCGACGGCCACGCGTCGAGCTGGTCGCGCACGGTGCGGGGGAGGTCGTCACGGGCCTCACGCAGGAGTGAGGCGACGCCGGTCGAGGAAGGCGCGCTGGCGCCTGTCTCGAGACCACGCTCCTCCAGCTCCGCGGCCACGGCGTCGAGCCGCTGGACGCGACGCGCCTGCTCGACGAGCACCTCGGTCTGCGCGTGGTAGCCGCGGACGGTGTCGGCGATCTCGGCGAGGTAGCGCACCCGGTCGCCGGGGATCGAGGGGTGGATGTCGGTGGAGACCTTGCCGTCGACCGGGGCCAGGGTGCCCTCGTCGAGCGGCAGGCCGTGCTCGCCGAGGAGGCCACGCAGGTGGAGGTAGAGCGCGGTGACGCCGTCGTCGTCGAAGCGGGCGGCGGACGTGCCGAAGACGGGCATGTCGCCGGGCTGCTGGCCGAACGCCTCGCGGTTGCGGACCAGCTGACGACCCACGTCGCGCAGGGCGTCGGCCGCGCCGCGGCGCTCGAACTTGTTGATCGCCACGACGTCGGCGAAGTCGAGCATGTCGATCTTCTCCAGCTGGGAGGCGGCGCCGAACTCGGGCGTCATGACGTACATCGAGGTGTCGACGAACGGCACGATCGCCGCGTCGCCCTGGCCGATGCCGGGGGTCTCGACGACCACCAGGTCGAAGCCGGCGGCCTTGAGGATGTCGACGACGTCGGGCAGGCAGGCGGGCAGCTCGTGGGCGCCGCGCGTCGCGAGCGAGCGGAAGTAGACCCGGTCGCCGTCGAGGGAGTTCATCCGGATCCGGTCGCCGAGCAGCGCGCCGCCGCCCTTGCGCCGGGTCGGGTCGACCGCGAGCACCGCGATGCGGAGCTTGTCGTGCTGGTCGACCCGGAAGCGACGGACGAGCTCGTCGGTGAGCGAGGACTTGCCCGACCCGCCGGTGCCGGTGATGCCGAGCGCGGGGGCGCTCGAGCGGGCCGCGGCCTCGCGAACCGTCGCGAGAAGCCCCTCGTCGAGCCGCCCCTGCTCGGCCCCGGTGATGGCGCGCGCGATCGCCGTACGGTCTCCGCTGAGGACCTGCTCGGCGCTGACCTGCCGCTGCTGCCACAGGTCGAGGTCGCAGGCCTCGACGACCGTGCTGATCATGCCGGCCAGGCCGAGGCGCTGGCCGTCCTCGGGGCTGAAGATCGTCACGCCGCTCTGGCGCAGCCGGACGATCTCGTCGTGCACGATGACGCCGCCGCCACCGCCGACGACCTGCACGTGGCCCGCGCCGCGCTCGCGCAGTGACTCGACGAGGTACTCGAAGTACTCGATGTGGCCGCCCTGGTAGGACGACACCGCGACGCCCTGCACGTCCTCCTCGATGGCGGCGTCGACGACCTCCTGGACCGAGCGGTTGTGTCCGAGGTGGATCACCTCGCAGCCCTGGCTCTGGAAGATCCGCCGCATGATGTTGATCGACGCGTCGTGCCCGTCGAACAGGCTCGACGCGGTCACGAGCCGGACGGGATGGGTCGGGACGTAGAGGTCGGCCACGGGGTCTCCTGAGCAACTGGTAGGACGTCCAACCAGATTAGTCGGGCTTCCTACTACTGGCTAGCGGGGCGGTCGGACGGCGCTGGCGTCAGCCCGCGCAGGCGCCCGTCCACAGGCTCGAGGCGGGCCCGTTTCCGGCCTCGGCACCCGGGCATCGCAGCCGCCATGACCGTCCACGCCCCGCACGCACCCGACCTCTCCCGCCCCGACGTCCTGCCCGACGCCGCGGTCCTCGCCGAGCGCCGGCAGGCCGCGGCGCTGTTGCGCTCGGCCTGCGAGCGTCTCGACCCCGCCGTCGTCCCGCCCGAGCCGTTGATCCGGCCCGGACCGACGCACCTGACCCTCGAGTGCGCCGCGACGGTGGTGCTCCGCGACCACGCGGACGGCCACCGGTCGCTGGCGCGGCTGGCCGAGGCGCTGCCCGGATGGGACCGACGGCTGGCCCCCGGCCGGGTCGCACGGCTCGAGGCCCGGCACGCCGGCCGCACGGTCGCGGCGTCGTACGTCGAGGACGAGCGGGTGCTCGTGCTGACGGTCGTCTCGGCGTCCCTGCCCGTGACCCGCGAGCAGTCCCGCCGGCTGCGTGGGGCCCGTGGTGCCCGGGAGGTCGCGTCATGACCGGGCTCCTCGTGCAGTACACCGCCGTCGGGCAGGTCGCCCGGGACTGGGACGAGCAGCACCACCGGCTCCTCGCCGCGGCCGAGCAGGTCGCCGCTGCGCCGCTGGCCGGCCTCACGGCGCCGGTCGTGGGGATGGCGATGATGTTCCGCTACCGGTGGACCGAGCACGTCCGCGACCTGGCCGCGCGGGCCGAGGGCCGCGCCGACGGCCTGCGCGACACGCTGCGCGACTTCGTCCACTCCGACGAGTCCTCGGCGCTCACCTCGGCGCGGCTGCGCGGCCTGCTGACGGAGCTGCGATGACCACGGCCACGGTCACCCCGCCGCCGTTCCCGCGGCCCCTGCCGCAGCTGACCGTCGACCCCGGATCCGTCGCCGAGCTCGCCGGCGAGCTGCTCGCGGCCTCCGCCCGCCTCGACGACACCGGCGAGCTGGCCCGGTCCCGGGGCCGCCTCGCCCTCTGGGAGGGCGAGGCGGCCGACGCCTACCGCAGCGACCTGGCGCCCTACGGGTCGACCGCCGACGCGATGTCGCTCGCCCTGCGGGGCGTCGGCCGTCGGGTCGAGGACCACGCCGACGCGATGCGTCGACTGGCCGCCGAGCTCGTCGACCTGACCGCGGCCAACCGGCTGCTGGTCGACGAGGTCTTCGGCTGCACCGAGGACGCCCGCCGGTGGCAGGCCCGCGCCGCGACCGGGTCCGCGGCCGGCGACCCCGGGCTGGTCGAGGAGGGACGGGCCCTCCAGCTGCGCTGCGACGACGTCGCCCGACGGGTCCGCACGCTCGACACGGCTCAGACCGCCTGGTGGGAGCGCGTGGGCATCGAGGAGACCGCCATGGTCGACGCGTTCGGCGGCGTCGTCGAGGTGGACCAGGTCGAGCAGCGCTACGACGACGCGACCGACCCGGCCGACGTGGCGCTCGCGACCCGTCCGGGACGCGGCGCGCCGTCCCTCGTCGTGCTCGCCTGGTGGCGCGGCCTGACCCGGGCGCAGCGTCAGGCGGTGCTGGTCGCCGCGCCCGGTGCGGTCGGCAACCTCGACGGCGTACCGGCCGACGCCCGCGACGAGGCCAACCGGCTCCGCCTGGCGCGCGACCTCGCGACGCTGCGCCACCTCGACGACGTCGGACAGCTCGCCGGCGGCGAGCGCGACACGCTCGACAACGCCGAGGCGACCGAGGACGCCCTCGACCGGCACGCCACCGACGTCGATGCCCACGGGCGCCACGTGCCGTCGTACCTGTGGATCTACGACCCCGGTGCCTACGTGCAGGACGACGGCAGCGTCGACGGCCGGGTCGCGATCGCGGTCGGTGACCCCGACACCGCCGACGCGATCGCGGTCAACGTGCCCGGCATCAAGACCGAGGCGGCCGACATCGGTGACGACACCGACCGGGCGTGGGAGCTGCACCAGTCGGCCACGGCCGCCGACCCCGACCGCACCTACTCGAGCATCGCCTGGCTCGGCTACGACGCACCGCGCGCGGCCGACGACCTGCACGGCATCGAGGTCGCGGCCTCCTCCGCCGCCGCCGACCGGGGCGGTGACCTGCTGGCCCGGTCCATCGACGGCCTGCACGCCGTGGCCGGCGACGACGCCGACGTCGTGCCGATCGGCCACTCCTACGGCTCGGTCGCGCTGGGCTCGGCCCTGACGCACCACGACCTCGGCGTGACCCGGGCCGTCGTGGTGGGCAGCCCCGGGATGGGCGAGGGCGTCCACGACGTCGGCGACCTCCACCTGGGGCGCGGCCGGCTCTTCGTCGGTCAGAACCAGGACGACGTCGTCGCCGGCCTGGGGCAGAACGGCTCCTTCGGCCTCGGGTCGATCGGTCACGGTCAGGACCCGGCCGACTCGGGGTTCGGCTCGACCCGCTTCCAGGCCAACGCCGGTGAGGGGCACGACGACCACTCGGCCTACTACGACAACGACAGCGAGTCGCTGCACAACCTGGGTGCCATCCTCGCCGGCCGGGACCCGGAGCCCGCGGGGTCCGTCCACGACCCGTGGTGGCGCTGGGCCGACGACCCCGAGCGCGACGCGCCGTCCGACCTCTACGACACCGACCAGGACGGCGACACCGACGGGGTGCCGCGGCGGAGGGCGTCGTGAGGGCGGGCGTCGGCGGATTCCTGCTCGCCCTGGCCCTGTCGTCGTGCGGTGGCGGTGTCGGTCTCGACCTGCCGACGCCGACGGGGGAGTACGCCGACTACCTCGCGATGCGCGAGGCCGCCCGCGACCGGGCGGCCCTCCTGGCGCGTGGCCTCGCCGATGCCCTCGGGGGTGCGGTCGGCACCATCGACGGCGATCCGCTGGGCTGCGACCAGCAGGGCGGGGAGACCGTCGCCTTCACCTACGTGGTCGTCGCCGCGGTCGACG is part of the Nocardioides plantarum genome and encodes:
- a CDS encoding EcsC family protein; its protein translation is MGFLGSVAKRGGMFAAPRIGKIAPGLTSGFLERVLSRAIAGTGPFDSATTVAGKALSGAGGDVDRAVEALIRSHTRLSGAQGFVTNIGGLVTMVVSVPANVTGLVMVQLRLHAAIAHLYGHDLDDLDVHAAVLTTLLGHDQTERLVRKGELPGNARWLVKGADHGPETVERVAAQVAATLVGFLGGKQLATMVGKRIPLFGGVVGAASDARATKRLGRDAARDLPRADRVAHVG
- a CDS encoding YciI family protein, whose product is MQYLISVIDDGTGPETPTQEAAVDAFNDTLRADGHWVFAGGLGSPDPATTIDHRGERPIVTDGPFVETKEYLAGFWVVEAADLDVALRLGAEGSRACHRKTEVRPFL
- the icmF gene encoding fused isobutyryl-CoA mutase/GTPase IcmF; protein product: MADLYVPTHPVRLVTASSLFDGHDASINIMRRIFQSQGCEVIHLGHNRSVQEVVDAAIEEDVQGVAVSSYQGGHIEYFEYLVESLRERGAGHVQVVGGGGGVIVHDEIVRLRQSGVTIFSPEDGQRLGLAGMISTVVEACDLDLWQQRQVSAEQVLSGDRTAIARAITGAEQGRLDEGLLATVREAAARSSAPALGITGTGGSGKSSLTDELVRRFRVDQHDKLRIAVLAVDPTRRKGGGALLGDRIRMNSLDGDRVYFRSLATRGAHELPACLPDVVDILKAAGFDLVVVETPGIGQGDAAIVPFVDTSMYVMTPEFGAASQLEKIDMLDFADVVAINKFERRGAADALRDVGRQLVRNREAFGQQPGDMPVFGTSAARFDDDGVTALYLHLRGLLGEHGLPLDEGTLAPVDGKVSTDIHPSIPGDRVRYLAEIADTVRGYHAQTEVLVEQARRVQRLDAVAAELEERGLETGASAPSSTGVASLLREARDDLPRTVRDQLDAWPSVVESYSGDEQVVTVRDKQIVTPLTRESLSGNKIPRVALPSYADHGELVRYWRRENLPGQFPFTAGVFPFKRDGEDPARMFAGEGDPARTNRRFKILSADGDAKRLSTAFDSVTLYGRDPDERPDIYGKVGTSGVSVATLDDMKILYDGFDLLSPTTSVSMTINGPAPTVLAFFLNTVLDQASEQGVDEATALATVRGTVQADILKEDQGQNTCLFSTEFSLRMMADIQEWFIQHSVRNFYSVSISGYHIAEAGANPLSQLAFTLANGFTYVESYLARGLDIDDFAPNLSFFFSNGMDPEYTVIGRVARRIWAVAMRERYGASERSQKLKYHVQTSGRSLHAQEMDFNDIRTTLQALIAIYDNANSLHTNAYDEAVTTPSEESVRRALAIQLIINREWGLAMNENPLQGSYIVDQLTDLVEEAVLKEFEAISERGGVLGAMETGYQRGRIQDESMLYEHRKHDGSLPIVGVNTFVKPDAGDGTPAHVELARATDEEKSGQLSRVRAFQAEHTEEAAEALARLKAAAVSDDNVFAVLMDAARVCSLGQVTEAFFEVGGQYRRNV
- a CDS encoding alpha/beta hydrolase; this translates as MTTATVTPPPFPRPLPQLTVDPGSVAELAGELLAASARLDDTGELARSRGRLALWEGEAADAYRSDLAPYGSTADAMSLALRGVGRRVEDHADAMRRLAAELVDLTAANRLLVDEVFGCTEDARRWQARAATGSAAGDPGLVEEGRALQLRCDDVARRVRTLDTAQTAWWERVGIEETAMVDAFGGVVEVDQVEQRYDDATDPADVALATRPGRGAPSLVVLAWWRGLTRAQRQAVLVAAPGAVGNLDGVPADARDEANRLRLARDLATLRHLDDVGQLAGGERDTLDNAEATEDALDRHATDVDAHGRHVPSYLWIYDPGAYVQDDGSVDGRVAIAVGDPDTADAIAVNVPGIKTEAADIGDDTDRAWELHQSATAADPDRTYSSIAWLGYDAPRAADDLHGIEVAASSAAADRGGDLLARSIDGLHAVAGDDADVVPIGHSYGSVALGSALTHHDLGVTRAVVVGSPGMGEGVHDVGDLHLGRGRLFVGQNQDDVVAGLGQNGSFGLGSIGHGQDPADSGFGSTRFQANAGEGHDDHSAYYDNDSESLHNLGAILAGRDPEPAGSVHDPWWRWADDPERDAPSDLYDTDQDGDTDGVPRRRAS